Proteins found in one Massilia sp. H6 genomic segment:
- a CDS encoding DNA-binding transcriptional regulator has product MEFAVAPQQAAPWPSAPHELRRLRIRKRESQERFWSRFGVTQSSGSRFETGVMIPPPVAILLRLYANGTLKDEDLHA; this is encoded by the coding sequence ATGGAATTCGCGGTCGCTCCGCAGCAGGCCGCGCCGTGGCCATCCGCGCCGCATGAGTTGCGCCGCCTGCGCATTCGCAAGCGTGAAAGCCAGGAACGCTTCTGGAGCCGCTTCGGTGTTACCCAGTCCAGCGGCAGCCGTTTCGAGACCGGCGTGATGATTCCGCCGCCGGTTGCCATCTTGCTGCGCCTGTACGCCAACGGCACGCTCAAGGATGAAGACCTGCACGCTTGA
- a CDS encoding AI-2E family transporter has protein sequence MRYSSYVLPLAFAIALGFLLQHFIGSLAWAGLLAVITWPLRDRLVARGLPPVASASLLLLMLVIGFFGPSLLLIKALGHELAGVQRLLARLNEVGVAAPLWLVEVPLVSERVIAWWNEHLAVPGGLNALIQTTLGDVLPHLSGAARFWGSTILANALYLFLTLLTLFILYLHGPTVVRYVDGAGARLLPEHYANLRRILPLSVRGTALGLCSIAILEGIVLGVAYAIAGAPAPALLGVITGYLALIPGGAPLSFTLVSLLLLGQGHAGAALGLFVWGAVELFMVDKFIRPKLIGRRVNLPFLAVLFGLLGGVSTMGVIGLFVGPFMMAVLYGWLRAEQTRP, from the coding sequence ATGCGTTATTCCTCCTATGTCTTGCCGCTGGCGTTCGCCATCGCCCTGGGCTTTCTGTTGCAACACTTCATTGGCTCGCTGGCCTGGGCCGGCCTGCTCGCGGTGATCACCTGGCCGCTGCGCGACCGCCTGGTGGCGCGCGGCTTGCCCCCCGTGGCCAGTGCCAGCCTGCTGCTGCTGATGCTGGTCATTGGCTTCTTTGGCCCGTCGCTGCTGCTGATCAAGGCGCTCGGCCACGAACTGGCGGGCGTGCAGCGCCTGCTGGCGCGGCTCAACGAAGTCGGCGTCGCCGCTCCCTTGTGGCTGGTCGAGGTGCCATTGGTATCCGAGCGCGTGATCGCCTGGTGGAACGAACACCTGGCGGTGCCGGGTGGCCTCAATGCTTTGATCCAGACCACGCTCGGGGATGTCTTGCCGCACCTGTCCGGGGCGGCGCGCTTCTGGGGCTCGACCATCCTTGCCAATGCGCTCTACCTGTTCCTGACCCTGCTCACGCTGTTCATCCTTTACCTGCACGGCCCCACCGTGGTGCGCTATGTGGATGGCGCCGGGGCCCGCCTGCTGCCCGAGCATTACGCCAACCTGCGCCGGATCCTGCCGCTGTCGGTGCGCGGCACCGCGCTGGGCCTGTGCTCGATCGCGATCCTGGAAGGTATCGTGCTGGGCGTCGCGTATGCGATTGCAGGTGCTCCGGCTCCGGCGCTGCTGGGAGTGATCACCGGCTACCTGGCCCTGATCCCGGGCGGGGCGCCACTGTCGTTTACGTTGGTCTCGCTGCTGCTGCTCGGACAAGGCCATGCTGGCGCTGCGCTCGGCCTGTTCGTATGGGGCGCGGTGGAGCTATTCATGGTCGACAAGTTCATCCGGCCGAAGCTGATCGGACGCCGGGTCAACCTGCCCTTCCTGGCTGTGCTGTTCGGCCTGCTGGGCGGCGTCTCGACCATGGGCGTGATCGGCCTGTTTGTCGGTCCATTCATGATGGCCGTGCTGTACGGCTGGCTGCGCGCGGAGCAGACCCGCCCCTGA